One Sulfoacidibacillus ferrooxidans DNA window includes the following coding sequences:
- a CDS encoding ketopantoate reductase family protein, with amino-acid sequence MNIVVLGAGAVGGYFGAKLAKAGYSVQFLVRKNRYEQLRERGLQIESVHGNFTIQPQLILSTFDIEVPQLVIVALKNYHLQAALPQISALVRNGAIVLPLLNGVQHMNILLDAYGSSSVLGGTCYIETTLNPMGDIIHTSSLQHVVFGQIGDGISESFLSQVEDAFRKSTVQVTASSSIMIEMWKKYLFLCTFSAITATTRQPIGVVRADPVTLHFLEDLIAESVSVANANGIELPEHIQELLMQQFLAVPASMTSSLHRDLEKGLRLEIDSIQGAMIEMGRTYGIPTPSLAAVFALLHPYKDGLPS; translated from the coding sequence TTGAATATTGTCGTGCTAGGTGCGGGAGCAGTTGGAGGATATTTTGGTGCTAAACTTGCAAAAGCTGGTTACTCTGTACAGTTTCTCGTGCGCAAAAACCGCTATGAGCAGTTAAGAGAGCGCGGGTTACAGATCGAAAGTGTACATGGCAATTTTACGATACAACCGCAACTGATTCTTAGCACGTTTGACATAGAGGTGCCACAGCTCGTCATTGTCGCACTGAAAAACTACCATCTTCAAGCGGCGCTACCACAGATTTCTGCATTAGTAAGGAATGGCGCCATCGTACTTCCACTACTCAATGGCGTGCAACACATGAACATCTTACTCGATGCCTACGGCTCCTCATCTGTACTGGGCGGCACATGCTACATCGAAACTACTCTCAATCCAATGGGAGATATCATCCATACAAGCTCACTGCAACATGTTGTTTTCGGGCAAATTGGCGATGGAATTTCAGAATCATTTCTCTCCCAAGTGGAGGACGCTTTCAGAAAATCTACTGTACAAGTAACAGCGAGTTCCTCCATCATGATAGAAATGTGGAAAAAATACCTGTTTCTTTGCACGTTTAGCGCAATTACGGCAACAACGAGACAACCCATTGGAGTCGTACGCGCAGATCCAGTCACGCTCCATTTTCTAGAAGATCTAATCGCAGAGTCTGTATCAGTGGCCAACGCAAATGGGATTGAACTCCCAGAACACATACAAGAATTGCTGATGCAACAATTTCTTGCTGTTCCAGCGAGCATGACATCCTCATTGCACCGAGATCTGGAAAAAGGATTACGCTTAGAAATTGATAGTATTCAAGGGGCTATGATTGAAATGGGACGCACATACGGCATTCCTACGCCCTCATTAGCGGCTGTATTTGCACTTTTACATCCCTACAAAGATGGACTTCCTAGCTAA
- a CDS encoding S1C family serine protease yields MGFYNDDQERTTKNRTAGVRPSLKWIAQIVLSMAVGAATTLVAVPLMVHANILPSPALSSPNLQNMSYHNLRPVTVKINDSIVQAVKKVEPAVVGVLNYQEMQNSTTGMTSLQEESVGSGVIFSKKGYIVTNYHVVQGAAKVVVVIGRKVHVTATVVGDDPYTDLAVLKVPVSDLSANNVAKLGNSATLQAGQAVFAIGNPAGLHFADSVTAGVISATQRTVPVIDEATGDVISDQTELQTDAVINPGNSGGPLCNLAGEVVGINNSKIVAHGFQGMGFSIPINEVKMIVHQILTTGHAVHAAIGIEAESLSAVPEQYQPNVPVHDGVWIVKVMTAGAKSAGLQHGDVIVAINGHTVTGVTALQAILWKDYQPGQSVIITVYRGQQKLELREKLGDLPVPSNPPSTGNVQG; encoded by the coding sequence ATGGGATTTTATAATGATGATCAAGAGCGCACCACTAAAAATCGCACAGCTGGCGTTCGCCCATCGCTCAAGTGGATTGCACAGATTGTCCTTTCGATGGCAGTTGGAGCGGCTACGACGTTGGTGGCTGTTCCGTTGATGGTGCACGCTAATATTCTGCCATCTCCAGCGTTATCTAGTCCGAATTTACAAAATATGAGTTACCATAATCTACGCCCGGTTACTGTGAAGATCAATGATTCTATTGTACAGGCAGTGAAAAAGGTAGAGCCAGCAGTAGTCGGTGTCCTCAACTATCAAGAGATGCAAAATAGCACAACTGGAATGACTTCATTGCAAGAAGAGAGTGTCGGTTCCGGTGTTATCTTTAGTAAGAAAGGGTATATCGTAACAAACTACCATGTGGTGCAAGGGGCAGCTAAGGTTGTAGTTGTCATTGGGAGAAAGGTTCACGTAACAGCTACGGTCGTGGGCGATGACCCTTATACTGATTTAGCTGTTCTAAAGGTGCCAGTCAGTGATCTCTCAGCAAATAATGTTGCAAAGCTAGGAAATTCAGCTACTCTACAAGCAGGACAAGCGGTTTTTGCAATTGGAAATCCGGCTGGTCTGCATTTTGCAGACTCTGTGACAGCGGGTGTGATTAGCGCGACACAGCGTACAGTTCCTGTGATTGATGAAGCTACGGGTGACGTGATCAGCGATCAGACAGAATTGCAGACAGATGCTGTGATTAATCCGGGCAATAGTGGTGGTCCGCTATGTAATCTTGCAGGAGAAGTGGTAGGTATTAATAATTCCAAAATTGTAGCGCACGGATTTCAAGGTATGGGTTTCTCCATTCCGATTAATGAAGTGAAAATGATCGTTCACCAAATTCTTACTACTGGTCACGCTGTACATGCGGCCATTGGAATAGAGGCCGAGTCGCTTTCTGCGGTACCTGAACAGTATCAACCCAACGTCCCCGTTCATGATGGTGTGTGGATTGTAAAAGTGATGACTGCAGGTGCAAAAAGTGCAGGTTTGCAACACGGCGATGTCATTGTTGCCATCAACGGACATACAGTAACAGGGGTGACTGCACTGCAAGCGATATTGTGGAAAGATTATCAACCTGGCCAGTCTGTGATTATCACTGTATACCGCGGACAACAGAAGTTGGAGTTGCGCGAGAAGTTAGGGGACCTACCTGTCCCGTCTAATCCGCCGTCTACAGGCAATGTGCAAGGGTAA
- a CDS encoding M14 family metallopeptidase, translating to MTAKYWTYQEMCDALYRLKEDYLNFMDVVVIGQSRDGRDMLAVVLTNLQTGIAESKSAIFVDANIHAGEVATNAVAMYWIEWCLDNYGKDVEATELLDSHTVYVVPRIAVDGAELYLTTPARFRSSPHSYPYSEPPEGYIWDDVNDDGHILSMRVKAEDGGFAIDEVDARIMRPRRPGEMGGQYYHVFPEGRIDVLSQSGKLPVWSRASDAKRSTMDFNRNFPIRWAGEKGQPGAGTFPLSEPELHHLAHFIIAHRNIAAYVALHTTGGVILRQPSTGDDTVLSETDRYLFTRVAEMGAKLSGYFAGSNYQIFATGHEKVLMPGAADDWMYDHFGVLSFTVEIWNLAKQAGARGYGEHGVRHLMTLSPEERTQDQRKIYAWAEREVGKEGVFDWMPFEHKDFGLVEIGGLNPKFVVQNPPPHMLLDECVGVSAFLTRLGLSTAKLTIPSIQVTQEGEELFRIVAEVSNAGFLPTSSTEKGKELMLEGLRARLLGPVEVVAGRSPAPIGHLDGYGSQTTYAPPKSQRGYVEWVVKGSPGSSVTVIFECPRSGRVEQNVQL from the coding sequence ATGACGGCTAAGTATTGGACCTATCAGGAAATGTGTGATGCACTCTATCGTTTGAAGGAAGACTATCTAAATTTTATGGATGTAGTGGTGATTGGTCAGAGTCGTGATGGCCGAGATATGCTAGCTGTAGTGTTAACCAATCTTCAGACAGGGATAGCGGAAAGTAAGTCTGCCATTTTTGTCGATGCCAATATCCATGCAGGGGAAGTGGCGACAAATGCAGTTGCTATGTATTGGATCGAGTGGTGTTTAGATAACTATGGGAAAGATGTAGAGGCAACTGAGCTCCTTGACTCACATACTGTCTACGTGGTTCCACGCATTGCTGTAGATGGTGCAGAATTATATCTAACCACTCCAGCGCGATTTCGTTCGAGTCCACACAGTTATCCATACTCTGAGCCACCAGAAGGATATATATGGGATGATGTCAATGACGATGGGCATATTCTTTCGATGCGCGTGAAGGCGGAGGATGGTGGTTTTGCTATTGATGAAGTAGATGCGCGAATTATGAGGCCAAGGCGTCCGGGAGAAATGGGAGGACAGTACTATCATGTGTTTCCAGAAGGTCGTATTGATGTTCTCTCGCAATCTGGTAAATTGCCTGTGTGGTCTAGAGCTTCTGATGCGAAGCGTTCGACGATGGACTTCAATCGCAATTTTCCTATACGGTGGGCAGGTGAGAAGGGTCAACCTGGAGCTGGAACTTTTCCTTTGTCAGAACCAGAACTTCACCACCTAGCTCATTTTATTATTGCACATCGCAATATTGCGGCATATGTGGCACTACATACTACAGGCGGCGTGATCTTACGACAGCCATCTACAGGGGATGACACGGTATTATCTGAAACGGATCGTTATCTTTTTACACGTGTTGCAGAGATGGGCGCAAAACTTAGCGGATACTTTGCTGGCTCCAATTATCAGATTTTTGCTACTGGTCATGAAAAAGTGCTGATGCCAGGTGCGGCAGACGATTGGATGTACGACCATTTTGGTGTCCTTAGTTTTACAGTGGAGATTTGGAATCTAGCTAAACAGGCGGGAGCACGTGGTTATGGAGAACATGGCGTGCGCCATCTTATGACCCTATCCCCAGAAGAGAGAACACAAGATCAACGGAAGATCTATGCGTGGGCTGAGCGGGAAGTAGGAAAAGAGGGTGTCTTTGACTGGATGCCATTTGAACACAAAGATTTTGGACTAGTAGAAATCGGTGGATTAAACCCTAAATTTGTCGTACAAAACCCACCACCGCACATGCTTTTAGATGAATGTGTCGGAGTCAGTGCATTTTTGACGAGGCTTGGACTGTCTACTGCAAAACTGACTATCCCTTCTATTCAGGTGACACAAGAAGGAGAAGAGTTATTTCGCATTGTGGCAGAAGTATCGAATGCAGGATTTCTTCCGACTTCAAGTACAGAAAAAGGGAAAGAACTCATGTTAGAAGGGCTGCGTGCGCGACTACTTGGGCCTGTGGAAGTGGTTGCAGGAAGGTCGCCTGCACCGATCGGTCATTTGGATGGGTATGGGAGTCAGACGACGTATGCACCACCAAAAAGTCAGCGTGGGTATGTGGAGTGGGTGGTGAAAGGTTCACCTGGATCGAGTGTCACAGTGATTTTTGAATGCCCACGTTCTGGGCGTGTCGAACAAAATGTGCAACTGTAA
- a CDS encoding NADH:flavin oxidoreductase/NADH oxidase, with amino-acid sequence MAQLFTPYSIKDLHLKNRVVMAPMCQYSVTAKDGKPNDWHFVHYTSRAVGGAGLIITEMTDVEPDGRITDYDLGLWSDEQIPAFRHIVDSCHTYGAKIGIQIAHAGRKAEDAPVPVAPSAIQYPGDRYKMPRALTTDEVKRLIEKFGQTAKRALQAGVDTIELHGAHGYLIHQFQSPLTNQRSDEYGKDLSRFGVEVIQAVKAELPSTMPLLLRISAIEYVAGGYGIDYSIDMAKQYQKAGVDMLHVSSGGEGPIGSAGRPGSSPGYQVPLARALKHALTIPIIAVGRLEDAALAEAVIANEDADLVAIARGMLRDPYWALHAATDLKETPDAPKQYARAF; translated from the coding sequence AATCGAGTCGTCATGGCACCCATGTGCCAATACTCCGTAACTGCTAAAGATGGTAAACCAAATGATTGGCATTTTGTTCATTACACAAGTCGTGCTGTTGGTGGAGCCGGTCTGATCATTACAGAAATGACTGATGTAGAACCCGATGGACGCATCACAGACTATGACTTAGGACTATGGTCAGATGAACAAATTCCGGCATTTCGCCATATCGTAGACTCCTGCCACACCTATGGAGCGAAGATTGGCATTCAGATCGCCCATGCTGGTCGCAAGGCAGAAGATGCTCCTGTACCCGTCGCTCCATCAGCCATTCAGTATCCTGGAGATCGTTACAAGATGCCACGTGCCTTAACCACAGATGAGGTTAAGCGCTTAATTGAGAAGTTCGGTCAAACAGCAAAACGCGCGCTACAAGCTGGTGTCGATACTATCGAATTACACGGTGCACACGGTTACCTTATCCATCAATTTCAATCACCACTAACCAACCAGCGTTCGGACGAGTACGGAAAAGATTTATCCCGTTTTGGCGTCGAGGTCATTCAAGCAGTCAAAGCCGAATTGCCAAGCACCATGCCATTATTGTTACGCATATCAGCCATTGAATACGTTGCTGGCGGATACGGTATAGACTATAGTATCGACATGGCAAAGCAGTATCAAAAAGCAGGCGTTGATATGCTGCATGTCAGCTCTGGTGGTGAAGGCCCCATCGGTTCAGCAGGTCGCCCAGGCAGCTCACCAGGTTATCAAGTACCCCTAGCTAGAGCTTTGAAACATGCACTCACTATACCCATCATTGCTGTAGGGAGGCTGGAGGATGCAGCACTCGCTGAAGCGGTCATTGCAAATGAAGACGCAGATCTTGTTGCTATAGCGCGTGGCATGTTACGCGATCCATACTGGGCACTTCATGCAGCCACTGATCTCAAAGAAACTCCAGATGCGCCAAAACAGTACGCGCGTGCGTTTTAA
- a CDS encoding trypsin-like peptidase domain-containing protein yields the protein MPLFLCYEPNKKTAEQIIKEAHRHMHRPPLLKEAVFELSDSPQAIPAAMDEFLRTQTRDTWFVVYDGHHASSSHGHILFTPASMITCKSYKQVLTIRKNSAHVDDEPEELTYAEKRRWLRKVWVPATIGLTLVAGGIAYATVQANASLQSPFDTYSPNADSSSSNTSTLSSAQKNVSLPPVVNTHVAPQQVQIEQLSSHGFTISFTPVSGATSYDYNIITSNGTPTTINEVPATSESIQTAGPNETYTCQVRALFSINGTIVKGPWSHKITTTTYIPWSTIIPQTEGSVVKVAGIHDLSFQYDDGTGFFIPGGYILTDWHVVKHYRTFLHIDIHGFMYPAMLIAHSETDDLALLKPLFYSAPAGLIASQQVQIDMPITYFGYSLGHALHVSNPHLVTGTNDTIQVIHYGTLYNELEFTGGVEPGDSGGPVLNHYGQVVGIVDNAQTATSPSTYGKQGVDGANSMLTIDSFLASAIPNDLSLLQQNGY from the coding sequence ATGCCACTTTTCCTTTGCTATGAGCCTAACAAAAAAACTGCAGAACAGATCATAAAAGAAGCTCATCGGCACATGCATCGTCCTCCACTGTTAAAAGAAGCTGTTTTTGAGCTTAGCGATTCACCACAAGCCATTCCAGCTGCAATGGATGAATTTTTAAGAACGCAAACTCGCGACACATGGTTTGTAGTGTACGACGGCCACCATGCGAGTTCCTCTCATGGTCATATTTTATTTACACCTGCATCTATGATCACCTGCAAAAGCTACAAGCAAGTACTTACCATACGCAAAAATTCTGCACATGTGGACGATGAGCCAGAAGAATTGACCTATGCAGAAAAAAGGCGCTGGTTGCGAAAAGTATGGGTGCCTGCAACCATTGGTCTCACGCTAGTTGCAGGTGGGATTGCCTATGCAACAGTCCAAGCAAATGCAAGCTTACAATCACCATTTGACACTTATTCACCTAATGCAGACAGTTCATCTTCAAACACATCTACTCTATCCAGTGCACAAAAAAATGTATCTCTACCTCCTGTAGTGAACACCCACGTGGCTCCGCAACAGGTACAAATTGAACAGCTCTCTTCACACGGGTTTACGATTTCATTTACACCTGTCTCTGGTGCCACCTCTTATGACTACAACATCATCACTTCAAATGGAACTCCTACAACAATCAATGAAGTCCCTGCTACTAGTGAATCCATTCAAACAGCGGGACCAAACGAAACCTATACGTGCCAGGTACGTGCACTTTTTTCCATCAACGGCACGATCGTCAAAGGTCCATGGAGTCACAAAATCACTACCACAACGTACATCCCCTGGTCAACGATCATCCCGCAAACAGAGGGATCTGTGGTGAAGGTAGCTGGTATTCACGATTTATCCTTTCAGTATGATGACGGAACAGGATTTTTCATTCCAGGAGGGTATATCTTAACAGACTGGCATGTGGTGAAACACTATCGCACATTTCTTCATATCGATATCCATGGATTCATGTATCCAGCCATGCTCATCGCTCATTCAGAGACAGACGATCTCGCGTTACTTAAGCCGCTCTTTTATAGCGCACCTGCAGGATTAATTGCCTCACAGCAGGTACAGATAGATATGCCAATTACCTATTTCGGATATTCATTAGGACACGCACTCCATGTTTCTAACCCCCATCTAGTCACGGGCACAAACGACACCATCCAAGTCATACACTACGGAACGCTATACAACGAATTGGAGTTTACAGGTGGCGTGGAACCAGGCGATAGTGGTGGGCCTGTGCTCAATCACTATGGACAAGTGGTCGGTATTGTCGATAACGCACAAACAGCCACATCGCCTTCGACTTATGGAAAACAGGGCGTAGATGGAGCAAACTCCATGTTGACCATCGATTCATTTTTAGCATCTGCTATACCCAATGATCTTTCTTTATTGCAACAGAATGGTTATTAA
- a CDS encoding cytochrome ubiquinol oxidase subunit I has protein sequence MDTVWLDRWQFGMTTVYHFFFVPLTIGLVFLISVMETLYIVKKDSMYRRMAQFWAKLFLINFAIGVVTGIMQEFQFGMNWATYSRFVGDVFGPPLAIEALAAFFLESAFIGAWLFGWDKLSPKVHLLTIWMVTLGTSLSAFWILTANSFMQEPVGYVLAHGRAEMRSFGSLLINPQLRIEFPHVWLGAIATGAFFVAGVSAYYLLRKREVTMFAQSFRIGIFTALISSVLVVVVGHAQAQHLIHAQPMKMAASESLWHTSSYHAPWTLVAWIDSKNHRDTWSIKIPYVLSILSYNHTYGSVPGIEELQAKYVKQYGPGNYVPSVWIEFWTFRVMVGAGSLMIVLALYGALRGLREDKYILREKWFLKLMPWMIGLPLIANSTGWIMTEMGRQPWAVVGLLKTTNSISPTVGSPLVLMSILGFGAVYAAFAVVDVFLFVKFIRKGPDPEIGPDEMDATSAVQPLFET, from the coding sequence GTGGATACCGTATGGCTTGACCGATGGCAGTTTGGCATGACGACAGTGTATCATTTTTTCTTTGTCCCTTTAACCATCGGATTAGTTTTTCTCATTAGTGTGATGGAGACGTTATATATCGTTAAAAAAGATAGCATGTATCGGAGGATGGCTCAGTTTTGGGCCAAATTATTTTTGATTAACTTTGCCATTGGTGTCGTAACAGGGATTATGCAGGAGTTTCAATTTGGAATGAATTGGGCTACATATTCGCGATTTGTTGGCGATGTTTTTGGACCACCGCTTGCGATTGAAGCATTGGCTGCTTTCTTTCTTGAATCAGCCTTTATTGGAGCATGGTTATTTGGGTGGGATAAATTATCTCCTAAAGTTCACTTATTGACGATATGGATGGTGACTCTTGGGACAAGTTTATCTGCTTTTTGGATTCTCACAGCAAATTCCTTTATGCAAGAGCCAGTGGGCTATGTGTTGGCACATGGGCGTGCAGAAATGCGCAGCTTTGGTTCATTGCTGATCAACCCACAGTTGAGAATAGAATTTCCTCATGTGTGGTTAGGGGCAATTGCTACAGGAGCTTTCTTTGTCGCAGGAGTCAGTGCATATTATTTGTTGCGAAAACGCGAGGTAACAATGTTTGCCCAGTCATTTCGCATAGGGATCTTTACGGCATTGATCTCAAGCGTGTTGGTAGTCGTCGTAGGACATGCGCAAGCGCAGCATTTAATTCACGCTCAGCCAATGAAAATGGCAGCATCTGAGTCACTTTGGCACACCAGTTCTTATCATGCACCGTGGACACTAGTGGCGTGGATTGATTCAAAAAATCATCGCGATACGTGGTCTATCAAGATTCCCTATGTCCTCAGCATTCTATCGTATAACCATACGTATGGAAGTGTTCCAGGTATTGAAGAACTGCAGGCAAAGTATGTGAAACAATATGGTCCAGGTAATTATGTACCATCTGTTTGGATTGAATTCTGGACATTTCGCGTAATGGTGGGCGCAGGATCTTTGATGATTGTACTCGCTTTATACGGAGCTTTGCGAGGGTTGCGTGAAGATAAGTATATCTTACGTGAAAAATGGTTCTTAAAATTGATGCCATGGATGATTGGCTTGCCGTTAATCGCCAATTCCACTGGGTGGATTATGACGGAAATGGGGCGTCAACCATGGGCGGTGGTTGGATTACTAAAAACAACTAATAGTATCTCGCCGACTGTTGGTTCACCACTCGTGTTGATGAGCATTCTTGGATTTGGTGCGGTATATGCTGCATTTGCTGTTGTCGATGTGTTCCTTTTTGTGAAGTTTATTCGCAAAGGACCTGATCCTGAAATTGGTCCAGATGAAATGGATGCAACATCCGCGGTTCAACCTCTTTTTGAAACATAG
- a CDS encoding alpha/beta hydrolase family protein, translated as MTNDLFVEHEQHDAHGVSSLPIAVQRFIEVKQATDAVYSPDGEMLFFLSNSTGTPQIWTLSADAPWPRQLSFFPDRIMSFHVCPKGQLLCMSADMSGTENAQLYLTDYEGIAVRNVTNDPAHMYQFGGWSADGHRFSYSSNKRNGRNFDVYLYDLDTETHTLVHRSEYTNHAHKFSPDGRFVLMSRSFTNLNNDVYLVNIETGELILLTAHDGEAHYGSLHFSKDGKNIFFTTNQDSEFTRVAMMDVEKKTWSYLTEDDWDAETLTPSSDGSMLAYSKNEDGTSQLYVMDLANIAEKGVSAQRILGLPSGVIGHVSWKPNTTSLAVSHNSPRVGAEVWAVDVKEKEDHTTAVTRVTYAAISGLPRSAFHEPELIHYPTFDGRMIPAYYYRPTETSGPLSVIVYVHGGPESQSRNEFNPILQYFVHRGYAVLVPNVRGSSGYGRTYVHLDDVRKRMDSVADLAKATEWLVAEGNAHKERIAVMGRSYGGFMVLAAVTHYQTLFAAGIDIVGIANFRTFMENTSPYRRHLREPEYGTVEQDGDFFDEIAPSHRVHDIMCPMFISHGANDPRVPIGEAEGIVTALRARNHPVEYVRLEDEGHGLVKLHNRILVFGEIATFLDRYVGVSGLK; from the coding sequence TTGACTAACGATCTTTTTGTGGAGCATGAACAGCATGACGCGCACGGTGTAAGTAGCTTGCCCATTGCAGTTCAACGTTTTATCGAGGTCAAGCAAGCGACAGATGCAGTGTACTCTCCAGATGGAGAGATGCTATTTTTTCTATCCAATAGCACAGGTACACCTCAAATTTGGACATTGTCAGCAGATGCTCCATGGCCGCGTCAGTTGAGTTTCTTCCCGGATCGAATCATGTCTTTTCATGTGTGTCCCAAAGGACAACTATTATGTATGAGCGCAGATATGTCAGGTACAGAGAATGCTCAATTGTATCTTACAGATTATGAAGGGATAGCTGTTCGAAATGTGACGAATGATCCTGCACATATGTATCAGTTTGGCGGTTGGTCTGCAGATGGTCATCGTTTCTCGTATTCCAGCAATAAACGCAATGGGCGCAATTTTGATGTGTATCTGTACGATCTTGATACAGAGACACATACGCTTGTACATCGTAGCGAGTACACCAACCATGCACACAAGTTTTCACCGGATGGACGCTTTGTTCTGATGTCGAGATCATTTACCAATTTAAATAACGATGTGTACCTCGTCAACATTGAAACAGGTGAGCTTATCTTGCTAACTGCTCACGATGGCGAGGCGCATTACGGGTCGTTACACTTTTCTAAAGATGGTAAAAACATATTCTTTACGACCAATCAGGATAGTGAATTTACGCGTGTGGCGATGATGGATGTAGAAAAGAAAACATGGTCCTATCTAACAGAAGATGATTGGGATGCGGAGACACTCACACCATCATCTGATGGTTCAATGCTTGCATACAGTAAAAACGAGGACGGAACATCACAACTATATGTGATGGATCTCGCGAACATCGCAGAAAAAGGAGTGAGTGCGCAGAGGATCCTGGGATTACCTTCTGGTGTGATTGGGCATGTATCGTGGAAACCAAATACGACTAGTTTGGCCGTATCACACAATAGTCCACGTGTAGGTGCAGAAGTTTGGGCTGTAGATGTGAAAGAAAAAGAGGATCATACAACCGCCGTTACGCGTGTGACGTATGCTGCAATTTCCGGCCTTCCACGTTCTGCATTTCATGAACCTGAGCTGATTCATTATCCTACCTTTGATGGTCGGATGATCCCAGCCTACTATTATCGCCCGACAGAAACATCTGGCCCTTTGTCAGTCATTGTCTATGTGCATGGTGGCCCTGAATCTCAAAGTCGCAATGAATTTAATCCGATTTTACAATACTTCGTCCATCGGGGATACGCAGTTCTCGTTCCCAATGTTCGCGGGAGTTCAGGATATGGTCGCACATATGTGCACTTGGACGACGTGCGAAAACGCATGGATTCGGTGGCCGATCTTGCTAAAGCTACAGAATGGTTAGTGGCAGAAGGCAACGCACATAAGGAGCGTATCGCTGTTATGGGGCGTAGTTACGGTGGATTTATGGTTCTTGCGGCGGTAACACATTATCAGACACTTTTTGCAGCGGGTATTGATATCGTGGGAATCGCTAATTTTCGCACGTTTATGGAAAATACCAGTCCATATCGAAGACACTTGCGAGAGCCTGAATATGGCACGGTGGAACAAGATGGGGATTTCTTTGATGAAATTGCACCGAGTCATCGCGTTCATGATATCATGTGTCCGATGTTCATTTCACACGGTGCCAATGATCCACGCGTTCCAATCGGGGAAGCAGAAGGCATCGTTACTGCGTTACGAGCGCGCAATCACCCTGTAGAGTACGTTCGCTTAGAAGATGAAGGACATGGTTTAGTGAAATTGCATAACCGCATCTTGGTTTTTGGAGAGATTGCCACATTTCTTGATCGCTATGTGGGTGTATCAGGACTAAAATAA
- the cydB gene encoding cytochrome d ubiquinol oxidase subunit II, with product MDLNTVWFILIAFLFMGFFVLEGFDFGVGMISPFLGKTDEQRRLLINSIGPFWDANEVWFVSAGAAMFAAFPNWYATLFSGFYVALFLLLIALMARGVAFEFRSKLSRESWRTFWDWAAFAGSVLPPFLWGIALANLMRGVPIDRHMNYVGSFWDLLSPYALLGGISLTLMCLLHGALFITLRFTGDMQHRARQAAKSIGVWTTIGMFLFVIYSYFETDIFIKVGFDPGSLPVFAALSILSVPFLVYTEHDGWAFIFSASAIAFSVATVFFDLFPRVMISSLSPLWNLTIYNAASGPYSLTVMSIIALTLLPVIILYQGWTYWVFRHRLQPGGHLDY from the coding sequence ATGGACTTAAATACCGTATGGTTTATCCTCATTGCGTTTCTGTTTATGGGTTTCTTTGTGCTAGAAGGATTTGACTTTGGAGTAGGGATGATTTCACCATTCCTTGGGAAAACAGATGAACAGCGTAGATTACTCATTAATAGTATTGGCCCTTTCTGGGATGCCAATGAAGTATGGTTTGTTTCAGCGGGTGCAGCGATGTTTGCTGCTTTTCCAAACTGGTATGCAACATTGTTTAGTGGGTTTTATGTGGCGCTCTTTTTACTGCTTATTGCACTGATGGCGCGTGGTGTGGCATTTGAATTTCGAAGTAAGCTCAGTCGTGAAAGTTGGCGAACTTTTTGGGATTGGGCTGCATTTGCTGGGAGTGTTTTGCCTCCCTTCTTATGGGGGATTGCATTAGCGAACCTGATGAGAGGTGTACCCATCGATCGTCACATGAACTATGTAGGGAGCTTTTGGGATTTATTGAGTCCTTATGCCTTGTTAGGTGGCATTAGTTTGACTTTGATGTGTTTATTGCATGGAGCACTGTTTATCACACTAAGATTTACGGGAGATATGCAACATAGAGCACGTCAGGCGGCAAAGAGCATCGGTGTGTGGACGACCATTGGCATGTTTCTATTTGTCATCTATAGTTACTTTGAAACGGATATTTTTATCAAGGTTGGGTTTGATCCGGGGAGCTTACCTGTCTTTGCCGCACTGTCTATTTTGTCTGTACCCTTTCTTGTCTATACAGAACACGATGGTTGGGCGTTCATCTTTAGTGCATCTGCTATTGCCTTTTCTGTAGCGACTGTATTTTTTGATCTCTTCCCACGCGTCATGATCAGTTCCCTTAGCCCCTTGTGGAACTTGACGATCTATAACGCCGCGAGCGGTCCATACTCTTTGACGGTGATGTCGATCATTGCTTTGACGTTGCTTCCGGTGATTATCCTTTATCAAGGATGGACGTACTGGGTATTTCGACATCGCTTGCAACCAGGTGGACATTTGGATTATTGA